One genomic region from Evansella sp. LMS18 encodes:
- a CDS encoding haloacid dehalogenase-like hydrolase, whose amino-acid sequence MKRLLSSVSSELLAMTGPELKQAVKASEGRTVIAEVIGAVPSLYPEVTNGEIAAAFGADLILLNGCDVFNPEIQGLSAEKDNLLAEFRRMTGRPLGINLEPVDPEADFSETVQSLPLGRTAAAETLEKVKEEGLNFICLTGNPQTGVSNSEIAKAIRRARDILGEDALIIAGKMHGAGVNEEVVSEQLVEEFVEAGVDVVLLPSPGTVPGVTMEKAVRWAEIAKKHGALTMFTIGTSQEGADESTIRQIALQNKMAGADIHHIGDAGFHGVAVPENIMAYSVAVRGRRHTIIRMARSIRR is encoded by the coding sequence ATGAAGCGTTTGTTAAGCTCAGTATCTTCAGAGCTTCTTGCTATGACTGGCCCGGAATTAAAACAGGCTGTAAAAGCTTCTGAAGGCCGTACAGTTATAGCAGAAGTTATCGGGGCAGTCCCTTCCCTATATCCTGAGGTTACAAATGGAGAGATAGCAGCTGCTTTTGGCGCTGATTTGATTCTCCTGAACGGATGCGATGTTTTTAATCCCGAAATTCAGGGTCTGTCGGCTGAAAAGGATAATCTTCTGGCTGAATTCAGGCGGATGACAGGACGTCCTTTAGGAATTAACCTGGAACCTGTTGACCCTGAGGCTGATTTTTCTGAAACTGTCCAGTCCCTCCCCCTGGGGCGGACTGCCGCGGCTGAAACACTGGAAAAAGTGAAGGAGGAGGGACTAAATTTTATATGTCTCACCGGCAATCCACAGACTGGTGTTTCTAATTCTGAGATAGCTAAGGCAATCAGGAGAGCGAGAGATATATTAGGGGAGGATGCTCTTATAATTGCCGGGAAAATGCATGGTGCGGGGGTGAATGAAGAGGTAGTGTCCGAACAGCTTGTCGAGGAATTTGTTGAGGCAGGTGTGGATGTGGTTCTGCTTCCTTCACCAGGGACGGTGCCAGGTGTGACGATGGAAAAAGCTGTTCGATGGGCGGAAATCGCTAAAAAGCACGGTGCTCTGACGATGTTCACGATAGGTACCAGCCAGGAGGGGGCCGATGAATCTACAATCCGCCAAATTGCTCTTCAGAACAAAATGGCTGGAGCTGACATCCATCATATTGGAGATGCTGGTTTCCATGGTGTTGCTGTTCCGGAGAACATTATGGCATACTCCGTTGCGGTTCGTGGAAGGCGTCATACGATTATCAGAATGGCGAGGTCGATCAGGAGGTAA
- the nagE gene encoding N-acetylglucosamine-specific PTS transporter subunit IIBC, which yields MLAFLQRIGKALMLPVAVLPAAAILLRLGQDDLLGIPFMAAAGDAIFAHLALIFALGVAIGLSKDGNGAAALAGAVGYFVLTEGTAAINEDIDMSVLGGILSGVVAGLLYNRYYNIKLPDWLAFFGGRRFVPIVTGGVMVVLAFIFGFVWPPVQEFIHSVGEWILGAGALGAGIYGFLNRILIPIGLHHVINSLIWFVFGEFEGATGEIGRFFAGDPSAGYFMAGFFPIMMFGLPAAAIAMIFAAKKKYRKAVAGGMIGIAVTSFLTGITEPIEFSFMFLSPLLYVTHAILTGVSMMVAVMLDIRHGFGFSAGAFDYLLNFGIAQNPLILLVQGLIFGAIYFVVFYFLIVKLDLKTPGREEGDIVMDGDEEASKEKEPRTGGNEKYGQMAEKFIAGLGGMENITSIDNCATRLRLHVKDMGQVDEGALKKHGAKGVMKIGDKNIQIIVGTDVEFVADEMKDRKE from the coding sequence ATGTTAGCTTTTTTACAAAGAATTGGTAAAGCATTAATGCTTCCAGTTGCGGTTTTGCCGGCAGCGGCCATCTTGCTTCGTCTTGGGCAGGATGACTTACTCGGTATTCCATTTATGGCGGCTGCCGGGGATGCGATATTTGCGCATCTGGCCTTGATTTTTGCGCTGGGTGTGGCAATAGGGCTGTCAAAGGACGGCAACGGAGCAGCGGCATTAGCCGGTGCAGTCGGGTACTTTGTTTTGACAGAAGGAACCGCCGCGATTAATGAGGATATTGATATGTCAGTCCTCGGCGGTATATTATCAGGTGTTGTAGCTGGTCTTCTATATAACAGATATTACAATATTAAACTGCCAGACTGGCTCGCATTCTTTGGCGGACGGAGATTTGTACCGATTGTCACGGGCGGAGTGATGGTAGTACTGGCATTCATCTTCGGATTTGTCTGGCCGCCGGTTCAGGAGTTTATTCACAGTGTGGGTGAATGGATACTAGGCGCAGGAGCATTAGGTGCTGGTATTTATGGTTTCCTGAACAGAATTCTGATCCCGATTGGTCTTCACCACGTCATTAACTCACTCATCTGGTTTGTCTTTGGTGAGTTTGAAGGTGCAACAGGAGAAATCGGACGGTTCTTTGCTGGAGATCCATCGGCTGGATATTTCATGGCAGGATTTTTCCCGATTATGATGTTCGGTCTTCCTGCTGCTGCGATTGCCATGATTTTTGCAGCTAAGAAGAAGTACAGGAAAGCTGTCGCCGGGGGGATGATCGGGATTGCCGTTACCTCATTCCTGACAGGGATAACGGAACCAATTGAATTCTCGTTTATGTTTCTGTCCCCGTTGCTTTACGTGACTCACGCTATTTTGACCGGGGTATCGATGATGGTGGCTGTCATGCTCGATATTCGTCACGGCTTTGGATTTTCAGCCGGGGCATTTGATTACCTGCTGAATTTTGGTATTGCTCAGAATCCGCTCATACTGCTTGTTCAGGGGCTAATCTTCGGAGCTATTTACTTTGTGGTCTTCTATTTCTTAATCGTAAAACTGGATCTGAAAACGCCTGGCCGTGAGGAGGGCGACATTGTAATGGACGGAGATGAGGAGGCTTCAAAAGAGAAAGAGCCACGCACGGGCGGCAACGAAAAGTATGGACAGATGGCTGAAAAATTCATTGCCGGTCTTGGCGGCATGGAGAATATTACCTCCATCGATAATTGTGCAACACGGCTCCGTCTTCATGTAAAAGATATGGGACAAGTGGATGAAGGGGCTCTGAAAAAACACGGAGCTAAAGGAGTTATGAAAATAGGGGACAAAAATATTCAAATTATCGTCGGAACGGACGTGGAGTTTGTTGCTGACGAAATGAAGGACAGAAAAGAATGA
- the nagA gene encoding N-acetylglucosamine-6-phosphate deacetylase: protein MENTFYIYGGKAFIDGEASLNRPLIKVSQGKIDTVAENALPPEGATVYELRDDDVILPGFIDIHIHGANGADTMDGTNEALSTIARFLPREGVTSFLATTITSGTEETSHALKTAGQYKSESGAELLGIHLEGPFISPEQAGAQPSTHIVPPDLQLFKEWQKISGDNIRIVTFAPEQKNGQELMKHFYATGVLGSVGHSDATYTDMQEAESNGLSHGTHLFNRMRPLHHREPGVVGSVYLSERIKAELILDEIHVSPEVAHLSYQVLGSDRLILISDAIRGKGLPEGEYDLGGQKVTIQNREARLEDGSLAGSVLQMDQAVRNALKFRNISWSDIVKITSLNAAKSLQIDHRKGRITEGYDADLVILSHDGYVEKTFCRGEHQ from the coding sequence ATGGAAAACACGTTTTACATTTACGGCGGAAAAGCTTTTATTGACGGGGAAGCCAGCTTAAACCGCCCTTTAATAAAAGTTTCTCAGGGAAAAATAGATACTGTAGCTGAAAATGCCCTGCCTCCCGAAGGAGCGACAGTGTACGAATTGCGGGATGACGATGTGATCCTGCCCGGTTTTATCGATATTCATATCCATGGGGCCAACGGTGCTGATACGATGGATGGAACAAACGAAGCTCTCTCCACGATTGCCCGGTTTCTTCCCAGGGAAGGGGTTACAAGCTTCCTCGCAACGACGATCACTTCAGGCACGGAAGAAACGTCACATGCTTTAAAAACAGCTGGACAGTATAAATCCGAATCAGGAGCTGAGCTTCTCGGTATCCACCTGGAAGGACCATTTATCAGCCCGGAACAGGCAGGCGCCCAGCCTTCCACCCACATTGTACCGCCGGACCTGCAGTTGTTTAAGGAATGGCAGAAAATCTCCGGGGACAACATCCGTATCGTTACGTTTGCACCTGAACAGAAGAATGGCCAGGAGTTAATGAAGCACTTTTATGCGACAGGCGTTCTTGGTTCAGTGGGTCATTCTGATGCGACATATACGGATATGCAGGAAGCGGAAAGTAACGGCCTGTCCCATGGCACTCATTTGTTCAACCGTATGCGCCCCCTTCATCACCGCGAACCGGGTGTTGTAGGTTCTGTCTATTTAAGTGAAAGGATAAAAGCGGAACTTATTCTGGATGAAATTCACGTCAGCCCGGAAGTTGCCCACCTCTCCTATCAGGTACTGGGAAGCGACCGGCTTATCCTGATCAGTGACGCCATCCGCGGAAAAGGGCTTCCTGAAGGGGAATACGATCTTGGAGGCCAGAAAGTGACCATTCAGAACAGGGAAGCACGATTAGAAGATGGTTCCCTGGCAGGAAGTGTCCTCCAGATGGATCAGGCAGTACGGAATGCTTTAAAATTCAGGAATATCAGCTGGTCTGATATTGTTAAGATAACATCTCTTAACGCAGCGAAATCCTTACAGATCGATCACCGGAAAGGACGTATCACTGAAGGCTATGACGCTGACCTTGTTATCCTAAGCCATGACGGATACGTAGAAAAAACATTTTGCAGAGGTGAACATCAATGA
- the nagB gene encoding glucosamine-6-phosphate deaminase: MKIIRVKDYNEMSKTAAELFFTKIKERPSLHLGLATGGTPVGMYEKLTEMLRDSSVSTDSLKVFNLDEYAGLPQNDPNSYYSFMKKHVYSPWDLKADQCFIPDGKAENLQEECRRYESLLEEHGVDIQLLGAGENGHIGFNEPGTPFHSETHVEELKNTTREANARFFSSLEEVPTHAVTMGISSILKAKEIVLIASGEEKAEAINSLVNSSMTEEWPITALQQHRDVTVIVDEAAAASI; encoded by the coding sequence ATGAAAATCATCCGTGTAAAGGATTATAATGAAATGAGTAAAACTGCCGCAGAGCTGTTTTTCACAAAAATAAAAGAACGGCCATCTCTCCATCTTGGGCTTGCCACAGGAGGAACTCCGGTAGGCATGTATGAAAAACTTACCGAAATGCTGAGAGACTCATCTGTATCAACGGATTCACTAAAAGTATTTAACCTTGATGAATATGCCGGTCTGCCTCAAAATGACCCGAACAGTTATTACTCGTTTATGAAAAAACATGTGTATAGCCCATGGGATCTCAAAGCGGACCAGTGTTTTATCCCGGACGGCAAAGCGGAAAACCTTCAGGAAGAATGCAGACGGTATGAGTCACTGCTTGAAGAACATGGCGTTGACATTCAGCTTCTCGGCGCCGGTGAAAACGGCCACATCGGTTTTAACGAGCCTGGTACACCGTTTCATTCTGAAACTCATGTAGAGGAGTTAAAAAATACTACAAGGGAAGCGAACGCCCGATTTTTCTCATCACTGGAGGAAGTTCCCACACACGCTGTTACAATGGGGATAAGCTCGATCCTTAAGGCAAAAGAAATCGTCTTAATTGCCAGCGGCGAAGAGAAAGCAGAAGCGATAAATTCACTTGTGAACAGCTCGATGACCGAAGAATGGCCGATTACTGCTCTGCAGCAGCATCGTGATGTTACAGTGATTGTTGATGAAGCCGCTGCCGCTTCCATTTAA
- a CDS encoding GntR family transcriptional regulator, translating into MINKNTPIPIYYQLQEQLRNKIENGELEPGAPLPSERDMSETYDISRMTVRQALNNLMNEGLLTRIKGKGTFVAENKIEQPLMKLTGFSEDMRMRGIEPGSKLISFKVVDAEDKVAKQLGIEPASEVYQISRLRLGDGDPMAYEVSYLIKDRLPELSEKHLEGSLYDYIEKSLGLDIHRARQTIEPSFATELEAELLTIDEGAPVLLLERTTFLSDDSTVEYVKSVYRGDRYKFITEMKREG; encoded by the coding sequence ATGATTAATAAAAACACACCTATTCCTATTTACTATCAGCTGCAGGAACAGCTGCGAAACAAAATTGAAAACGGAGAATTGGAACCTGGCGCTCCTTTGCCATCGGAACGAGATATGTCTGAAACTTACGATATAAGCAGGATGACTGTCCGTCAGGCTCTCAACAACCTCATGAACGAAGGGCTTCTGACACGCATAAAAGGCAAGGGAACATTTGTAGCTGAAAACAAAATCGAGCAGCCTCTTATGAAACTGACTGGGTTTTCAGAAGATATGAGAATGAGAGGCATCGAACCAGGGTCAAAGCTGATCAGTTTTAAGGTCGTCGATGCTGAGGATAAAGTGGCAAAACAGCTGGGAATAGAGCCTGCGTCTGAAGTTTACCAGATAAGCCGTTTGAGGCTTGGCGATGGTGACCCGATGGCTTATGAAGTGTCCTACCTTATTAAAGACCGGCTCCCCGAATTGTCCGAAAAACATCTGGAAGGCTCGTTATACGATTACATTGAAAAAAGCCTGGGGCTGGACATCCATCGTGCACGCCAGACCATTGAACCTTCTTTTGCTACGGAGCTGGAAGCCGAACTGCTGACGATCGATGAAGGAGCTCCTGTTCTGCTCCTTGAGCGAACGACGTTTTTAAGCGACGACAGTACGGTTGAATATGTGAAATCAGTCTATCGGGGAGACCGTTATAAATTTATCACTGAAATGAAACGCGAGGGATAG
- a CDS encoding SIS domain-containing protein — MNFRYIQEIEKLINRLRETDESTLEEAASHIIRTLRQDGMIHIFGTGHSHLLAEEAFYRAGGLVSVRPILIEELMLHESAWRSSEIERQEGYAENFMKDQPIAESDTVIVVSTSGRNPVPVDVAKISKEKGASVIAITSKAYAATQSSRHPSGKFLKDMADCALDNHSPVGDAVLSHPNLDTPYSPTSTVIGAILLHTILSEAIERLAEEGFPLPILKSGNVDNADEHNKALLERYKTRNELFQ, encoded by the coding sequence ATGAACTTCAGATATATCCAGGAGATTGAAAAACTAATTAATCGACTTCGGGAAACAGATGAGAGCACACTTGAAGAAGCCGCCTCTCATATCATTCGCACACTGAGACAGGACGGCATGATCCATATTTTCGGAACAGGCCACTCCCACCTTCTGGCAGAAGAGGCCTTTTATCGTGCAGGCGGCCTCGTTTCCGTCCGCCCGATCCTTATCGAAGAACTGATGCTGCACGAAAGTGCCTGGCGATCTTCCGAAATAGAGCGCCAGGAAGGCTATGCGGAAAACTTTATGAAAGATCAGCCTATCGCCGAAAGTGACACTGTTATCGTCGTTTCCACATCCGGCCGGAATCCAGTACCAGTCGATGTGGCAAAAATCAGTAAAGAAAAGGGAGCATCAGTGATTGCCATTACTTCCAAGGCTTATGCAGCCACTCAGTCTTCCCGTCATCCATCCGGAAAGTTTTTAAAGGATATGGCTGACTGCGCACTGGATAACCACAGCCCGGTTGGGGATGCAGTGTTAAGCCACCCTAACCTGGACACACCATACAGCCCGACATCTACAGTTATCGGTGCCATCCTCCTCCATACTATTCTCTCTGAAGCGATCGAGCGGCTGGCTGAGGAAGGGTTTCCTCTGCCGATATTGAAGAGTGGAAATGTGGACAACGCAGACGAGCATAACAAAGCCTTGTTAGAACGATATAAAACGAGGAATGAGCTGTTTCAATAA